The Oryzias latipes chromosome 16, ASM223467v1 genomic sequence TGATTTTTATCCAAAGTCTCCTGGGAACCATCGCCAGGATTACGTAGGACAGCTGAAGatttctgtctttcttctcCTGCtggtttattgtttttctccttCCATGCTTTGAGAAGTTTTTCAGTCTTTGAGtctcttttaatttttcttattcCTACAAGTCCCCCTTTGCTCCTCATTCCATCTTCAGTTTCTCTGTCACGACGCTCTGAAAATGAAGGCTGGATTTCCAGTTCCTTTTGTTCTTTTgcagtaaacttttttttccacgaCTGGTCACCTTCTATATACTGGTTACTGATTTCTTGCTGGTGATCACGTCTCGCGGTTGtaataaatatgttttcctGGGAAATTGCTTCATCATCAGTAAGAACATGATGACTTTCAGTATTTGAGTTTTCTCCATCCACTCCTCCTCTTTGATCATCCTGTGACACCCCACAGTTTTGtggtttctcctcttcttcttcccttTCCTCAGGACTTTCAAATTCCATGGAGACATAAGATGCGGGTCCCCTGAACTCTCGTTCTATCTCATCTCCACTACTGGACCACGTGATACTGCCATCCTCTGCTGATGGCATTTGGTATCGTTCTTCCCTCCATCCAACCTCACTTCCTTCTTCACTCCTAGAATGCTGAGAGTAATCGCTCCCACCCCTTTCCTCCCTGTCACTTTCCTCTGAGTGAGCTGGCGTGTTTGTCTGTCCATTTTTCTGCCAGTTGTCTTGTGTCCCTCGTCTCTGACCTCCCTTATCCATTTCTCTCGTGGTTTTGCTCTCCTCGTCTCCATCTACACTTGCTCCCTCTGGTTCTCCCCTGGTGAACTCATTTCTTCCCACCGGTGTCCCTCTGTAATTTTTTGAGTACCTCTCGTCTGGTTCCCCACTGCCTCTTGGTTCGTCTCTTCCTCTCACTCCCTGCAGCTTCTTCTCTTCACTCCACTCTTCCTTCTGTCTTGTGCACCTCTCTCTGTCtatgcttttttctttattattcttGCCCCTCTGTGGGTCTAACCACATCCTTCCTATGTCAAGAACACCGCCTCTCGTTCCTCTGCAATCATCTCTATCACTTCTGTTTTGAAAACTATGACTTATCTCATTTCTTTCTGGATCCCTCCATCTATGGTCTCCCCTTTCCTGCTTGCCAGCCCTCTGTCTACTTGATTTCCTCTCCTCATCACTGTCTCCACGTCGCCTATGCATTCTCTCTTCATCTGCATCCCTCCACGTTTCTCTACCAACGCCAGGTGAGTGGCATCCAGACCTTTTTCCATCTTGTCCATTCTTTCTTTCCTTAAATTTTCTGTCCTCTCTAAAGCCCCCTCTCCATCTTTCCTCCACTTTTTCCGCTGATCTTTCCATCCTCCTGTTTTCGTATGCCCTGCTCTTCTTGGGTCTATCCTCTTCTTTCTCTCTGTCCTTGTTTTTGTACATCTGTCCATCTCCATCCTCTCTTTCTTTGTCAATTCTCGGTTGTCTTTCATCTATGCAGCTGTCTCCTCTTGGATCTTTCGTGTCTTCTCTCATTGAAGGCCTTTCCCTCTTGTCTGAATAACCGTCCCTCTCAAATACTCTGTCTGTATAATTCATTCTGGGATCCATCCTGTCCATGTCTGgtcttgttttttctctttttattggtGCATCTTTTTCTCTAATTTCCCTCAAATCACCTGCATCTCCTCTCCTGTCCCGGAGATCATCACTGAATTTTTTTCCCTGGTACCGCCATTCGTCTGAGGACCATCTATCCTTGTTTTTACCCTCTTCCCTGGTTCTGGGCCTCGTCTCATGATTTCTTTTATCTCTATAGCTTTCCGTCTCGTCTCTTTTAGGATAGTCTTTGGGTCTTCGGTCTCTTTTATCCTCCATCTCTGAAGAGGTTATAATTCTCATTTTAGGATCAAAAGAATTTTTACTCATTCGTGGAAATGTACCACGCtccaaataaatctttttttctctataaTCATCTTCCCTCTCGTAGTTTGAATCAAATCTGCCGTTTCGTCTTTTGTCATCTTCTGCCTTCTGCTCTTTCCTTCCCTTTTTGATTGGGAACGTGCCCACATCTTTGTGTTCTGCTTTCTCTTGATCTGTACTCCAATTTTCCTGCATGGGGTCCCTTTCTCTTTCTAATGAGGACGTCGTTTTTGGCAAGGGACTTGGATCTCGGGAGCTTTTTCCACCTGGCAGAAACTTGTGATCTGCCATGTTAGATAAATTCCCCAAGAGggtatagatgttttttttggtgccCATAGTGACACCCAAAGCACCTGGAAAAGGGCAATATATTGTCATTTTAGATAAATGTTTTAGATCAAAGTTAGATAACAGCAAAATTATCATATGTAAATGCAAAGAACGAGATTAGGTAACAGGTTTACACCCTGCCAAGGCAGTATGCACAGATATGACGCACAGGTAAGACCTTTCGCACCGAATCTACAGCTGTTTATACAATTCTGACTTTATATCAGAGGAAGCacacagaaaattaaaattaaaataaaaaaagtaaaaatcttaCCTGAAGTTTTGTTCTGGGGAGAACTGATCTCCCCTTGTTTCAGTTTAGCTCAAAAAGGCATGGGATTGTTGCACAACTCTGAAAATgtcattcctttgttttgtgAGTCACACAGCAGCAAATACCCTCATTTTCTTTCCCAAACAAAAGTCCACCGGCTTTTCCTTTAACTGTCTTTTTTAAGTCCTCAATGATTCAATGGTCCCACTCCAGAGAAAAGTCCTTGTTGACGTGGATTTCTTGTCGCTTCTCCCTCCTGCAGCCTCCTTCTGCTCTCCCCAGCTCCCCTCCTTTCCTCAAATTCCCGAACAAGTCTCGACAGATTGACACTtatcttctcctcctcttttcccTCCTCAGTCCCGTCCTCTGGTAAAACGGGGAGGCCTCTCACCGGCGCGAGGCAAAGCTCCGCGAGCGCTTCCACCACCTCTGTCCTTCACGGAGCGCACGTGACTCGTTGCGCGGAACCCCCTCTGGCATAAACAGGCAGACGACTCTTTCCTCTGTCCTGGCTCATTCTTCTCTCATTAAAAACACAGGAAGTGCATCTCCTTAAGAGTGTCTCAGGGATTGGTTGACACACAGCGGTTGGGTGTGTCTGCACAAGGTAAGGGGTTGTGATTACAtaaagttgggggggggggggggggtgaaagtgAGGATAAACATTCAGAAAGAAACccataaaaaaaacttccctGCATTCCTGTGAGACACACAACTGAAAGAGGCAGAGACGGAAACAAACGGTTTTAtgggattgaaaaaaaaaacccaaatgaagCAATCATGAAGGAGGACAGCCAAGGGAGGAGCGATCTGCATGATCATGTGGATAGTAATTGATTTGGTTGACAATAGTTGCTTAAACATGCCggttaaaaaaacaggatagACTGGGATTTGAGGGCTCAAGTACCACCTCTAATTTACATGGACATTGTTGCGAGAATAAGTAATCATCTCTCCTTTATTACCATCATGTTGCTCACTCTGCAAATAAAGCATTCTGATCAAAAGGGTTGAGACAGAGACcgatttccttttttgttcatgtattttTCAGGTGTGATTGAATTAGATGCATCTGACTAAGTTTGCAGGAGAGGAGTAAGAGCACTGTGACAAAGGTTATCAGCTGATTATTCACTTTTATGATCTGACAGACCTCTAGAATTGCTAGAGACGCGTGTCTAAAGGAGTAAATTTTaagaattcattcattcatcttctaatcgtttgttccctttcggggtgacggggctgctggagcctatcccagccacttgcaagcgaaggctggggacacccttgacaggtcgccagtctgtcgcagggccacaatcacacacccacgcatGCTCACATTCAAAcgtagggacaatttagagtaaccagttaacctaagaagcatgttttcggacagtgggaggaagcaggagTCCCCGTAGAAAACCCACGAGTGCTCGGGGAGAAcatactccacacagaaaggtcccccatggATGTTCTGTTTCGGGTCCTCCTGCCGAGACTtaaaccaggggccttcttgctgtgaggcaagagcgctaaccaccgcgccactgtgcagcccaaaTTTTAAGAATGTACAACAAATCGTTTTAACaaagatttgattcatatctTTAGTTGTGGTTCCCGATATGATTCATAGTCTGTTTATTTCAGACTTCACTGACCTAAGAATGATCCTGGACATCTTTAATCaaatattcaaccagtgtgactcggagataaagataatcaagtgtaaattaaatctTTGTACAAACAAGtcaacaagaattaatggcaaatctatTCAAAATTTAGTGTCATAAAGTTCAGCATACTGTTGCTTTTCCttatcaaaataatccaaaggacACAGtcacattctaccacactgtatggtcacgtctgagcaaaatttaaagtgtttccgcacattggactgtaatgatggcttgattatttttttactgctgtCACACGTGTGCGTTTGTCTGCTAAGAtggcacttggtcatttttacattaaagaaaactatactgcctcaatccaaatggtattttccaagatttatcaaattgatttatttccttCTGACACGATTTTATAATCATACGGGtcgatttgatttgaataacaactcaaaataaataaatagatattcttgcctcagacagatcaatctggtagGATCGATTAAGTCGAAAAATTGTTATATTTCTACTAAATATTTACTTGATCTTCATCCCAGTGAGACATAATAATTGATATCATTTTTACATATGTCTTTCATTTTAGCTTATTCATTTTACTATATGACTTATTAGCATGATCAGTGTATCGATACTGAAGATGTACATTGCATTTATCcatgttttttaattcaaacataaagaaatattacttaaaatgtttgactgtAACTGTTAATGAAAACAAGCCTCAGTTTGTTAACTTTAAGATCCTGTTATTTGTGGTAAAGACTGGTTCATATATTCCAACACTAAAGTGTTCACACTTAAACAATGCTGTCTTTGCTTCAAAGATAATGAGGAACCCTAATCCTGTCATTTTAAAGAGACAGTAGAAGCTTTTAGTCTGGTTTTGAGGGAATAATGGGGGTTTGTGTTTGTTCTACTAGTTTGATTAAATTCTGACCAGAGCAGAGATACAGGATTCTGATAAGATGCTTGAGGTACAGGGTCTAGATAACAAGTTTGGTTTGGAGCTCTGCTGACAAGCTCAAAAAGTGCTGATCCAGTTGAAAACAATACAGTAGAAAAACTGGAACTTAGACATAGAGGTTCTTTGAATTGTTTAGTGTTATTCATATATTAGCTTTATatatgtttgtgcttttttgtgcaAATGGTTATCCACATggatataaaaaaatcaatttaaaaagtatttcatgTAAGGTTTTAAGGAATTACATCTGTTTTAAACAGAAGTGATTACTCTACATGAAACCACATTTTTACCATAAAACAGTAGGCTAGTGTTTGCTGTAGATCATTCTGTTTTAAACTGCAGTAAAATTATcaggtttgtttttcagatgcTTTGGCATTAACATGAAAAGAAGGAAACTGAAAAACTTTCTGTTTCGTTTGAATGGTTTTGATTTGTGCAGTGCCTTTGAATATTTGAAATCCAAAATATGTTGCAAACCAGTTTgagattactttttaaaaaagtatattcaATTTAACACAATCTGTACAAAAGAATCACCTGTATTTGTAGAGGAGGTTGAAatcaaacatgaaaataaattgttctgaaaagaaaaaaaggtacatttctgtttttattttattttgtatttttttgtatcaaAGTCATCGTATGAAAAAAAGCATCGTGGTCGCCTTAAAGGCGCGAGATACGCAAATATTCGTTTTTCGGTCTGACGCTCACCGGAAACTGTCCCCGTCACATGATGAGGGTGCTGCGTGACGCAGCCGCCTCTCATTGGTCAAGCTCCAGTTGGTGGGTCACATGTTCGTGCTTCCCTTTTTAGATTCACTTCCGCACTACACTGCTGTCTGCAGCCTGTTAGCCTCATCCATGGTAggcttttaattcttttaacacaaaaaaagaaaagaaaaaaatacaataattaatTGTCTGCTTTGTAAATTCCAACTTTAAACAAAAGCTATTTAATCTACACGTGGATTAACTTGTTGTTTATGCAGTTAAATTGTGGTTTAATGGCAGCTAAATCGTCCAAGAAGGAAGCGACGTAAGCTCATCATTATTATATTGGCTGCTTTGTTTTAACCAGCCAGTTTGAGTCAAACCGTTAGAAATATaaccagtttttgttttcacatccaTCAAGCGACATCATAAAAGCAGGTGGTCAAAACAGCCATGAGTTTAAACTTCCCAGTAGCGCATAGTTACAGCTATGTATGACAGCTTTGACATGCGCTTTATCATTCAGCCAGGGGCTTCCGTATATTTGCTTTCACAACGCGATCCCCTGTCGCATTGGTTTCTAGATATAATGGCATTCTTTAGGGTCAACTACTAAAATTAAGTGAGCAATCACAACTTTCacttgtttcatgtttttgtcttatAATAATCAATTTAGAGATCAGATCTCATTCTAGAACTTGCAGATAAAATGACAGATTGTCTTGTCGGGTTCCTCAAAAGCTTATTATTTCGTCATAACCTGTTTTATGTAGGAGTACATTGGAAAAGCATAATTCACCAGAGTCTGTAGTTTTATGTTAGATTCCTAGATGCCTTCTATTCCCATTAATTCGGAAAAAGTATAACAAGCATCAAACCAAATATTGCTGTTGTGATCCAGCATTGAGTTTTTGATCATACATACTAATTTCAACTTTTAAAGAGATGAATAATATAGACATTTCgtattttcacatttatgttAAATATACAGCTACTGAACTGGagtgttttgtcatgttttctaGATGTTCAGCATTTCTGGTAAAGGCTCCATCGTCGTGTGGAATTTGGTGATTCAGTTGGTGATGTGTGGGAGGACGGTGTTCGCCTCCAGCGACACAAAGTCCTGCAAACTGGTGTCTGAGTCCGAATCTGAAAGGAAGGTTCTCAGTCGACTAGAAGGTCTCGCCCACAAGAAGTAAGTGCTGATTTTGTGTTGTAGTTGGTTCAAACTTCCATAATTGTTCTAGATTCACTGGAATCTGTCTTTCATGTTGACAGCTTCACAGTAGAGCACAACATTGGAAAAGAGAGTTACACATACGTATTCCAGCTGTGTGGGGATGCAGGGGGTGTCAAAGGAGCTGGGGTCATTCAGCTGGATAAGAAAAATCCCAACAAACCAACAGTGGTTGGCATGTACACTGACACACAAGCCATTGGAGGAAGTAAGACTACAATATATGAATATTTATGCTTTTGAAGATATGCTCACATTTTGTTCTGTCTgcttttagtgatttttttaatggatttctTTGACATGTGATCCTTTTTCCAGAGTGTTGGAATCTTGTTTAGTTCGTTTTCTGCTCTTCCAGGTGACTGGGTGATGCTGATCTACCGTAGTGGTGAAGCTTACGACCAACACTGCTCCCAAGAGAAGAGAAAAGCCTATATTATGATCTCTTGCAACAGGAATACAGACATGGTAAAGTGACAGCAAATGATGTTTACATAACCCATTTCAAAATTTTCATAAATTTTGGGGAATTTAGATAGATAAAGGGGGGAAAATGCCAACTTGATGCCACATTTTATCGTGTATTTGAATCATATTAAAGCTCAGatagaattataaaaaaatcacttttttaaatttgctttaaatgtAGTTCAGTAAGGTAATCTATTTTCCACAACTTGATAACATGGGTCAAacaatgtattgtttttgtttaatgaaGATATCATCTAGGGCAAACACTCTCCCAGTCCAGATTGAGTTCGCCCTACATTTTTTCGGTTTCTTTCTAGGGTCAGCTTGAAGTGGTTGTGGAGGACCGGAACAGGTCGACTGACTGTTTTTACCTGTTTGAGCTGGACTCCAGTACTGTGTGTCCAGCCATTGAGTCCCACCTTAGCCCTGGATCCATAATCCTCATCATGTATGTGAACAGATTAGGAAAGTCTAAAACATCTTGCCAATAAAGTTACTAAAAAGGGGTCACTGTCTCTGTCTTTTAGTGCCTTTGTGCTTTTGGCTCTCTACCTTGTTGGAGGTTTCCTCTATCAGCGGCTGATCGTTGGAGCCAAAGGAATGGAGCAGTTCCCCAACTATGCTTTTTGGGTGGAAGTTGGCAACCTGGCAGCAGTAAGCCCATTTAATTGATTGAAaaggtaaattagaaaattaattttACTCTGGTATGGTCACATCTCACCGTCTCCTTACAGGATGGCTGCGACTTCGTATGTCGGTCTCAAAATCGAGAGCAAGCTCCAGCTTACAGAGGAGTGACCACCGAGCCGCTGGAGGAAGAACCAGACGAGAGAGATGACCATTTACTGCCTATGTGACCTCAGAATGTCATTAAAAGAACAGACGTTTTCACTGTGTGGCGCAAATTACTCATTTGTAGCTGGGATGCCGTTTCTGGTACTCAAGTCTGTTACCTTTGACCTGCTTTCTGTCAGTTATTGTTGACACCTCCAGTGTATTCTAGACTACTGTACTCTTTCTCAACATTgggtttaaaactgaaaaattcccctttttttcatcattttgtaaacatttcagctttttgaTGTACAAGTGAGAGTTTCGCCCAAGTTTAGAAAATGTCTGTGAAAaaacatagaattcaataagtTGAAAATGAGCGCGATGGAAACTATGTTtgtatattttataataaatttcagTAAGATATTAATTTTGAGGTAAGATTTGCTTCGAGTTATGCTGCATGAaggtttttttggtctttggcgTTCtatactttttgtgttttgcagttGGATATCTGATGACTGTGAATATTTTCTTCAGAGGTTCAGCTTTGTGGCGCAAGCAGAGATTTACTGCAAAAAGACAGCTTTCAACGTTTTTCTGTTGCAAACCTTTTCATTTCATTGCAAAACTATGTAAAAATTGAGTTGAAAAGGGTATAACTTTTTCATATTCTgtctactttttaaaaaaaaggtcagcgATTGCCTTTTATATCAATCATTTCTATTTAGTCATGAGCAATCCGGAGTTTCACAATGAGaatccagaaaaacaaacttctgtttaatattttattaatttaaggTTAATTCTATGTGGTTTTCTCAATTTTTGATCTAAGAATTTAAGTGCAGTTGGATTTGTTCTGATGATTTTGTAGTGGTCAAACACTCACCTGCTTTACTGTAATGAATAACTGACCCAAAGAACAAAAGGTAATAGTGCTTTTTGAGGAAACTTCTCTGTTTGGTTTTGCGTTTGAAAAAACATTCAGCtgctttaaagctttattttcttgaaaaacACCTCGAGTGGCAGCAAttgcactttttttctcctcttacCTGATATAAAGTTTGAAATAAGTGTAGGAGCTACTGTATATATACGTTTTCCTGAGTTATTACGCAGTTAGATCTGAACAGATGAGACTTTGATTTCTGCAGAAAACCTTTCTGTGAATGAATTGATGCAGCTGCATTTATGTTCTCTGGTTTGATTCTaggatgttctgttttttctaaccCGTTATTTTCTTGCTCCAGGGTTACTCAGTTAAAACAGTTGCAGCATTTTTGAGGGGAATGGAAAAGCAGCCTGTTTGCTTTGAGTGTGGCAGtaatttttggctttaaactgaTTTCTGTTGGCTTTTTGAATCCAATAAAAGATCTAAAACCTGTTTGTTCATATTGTAGCAGCAGCAATGTGTACCGCTACTGTATTACATATAAAATACGCACAGGGAAGCTTGTTATAGTGCTAGTCTATCAGTAGGAATagattaaattattttacaaatatatCACATCAACttatgtttattttgtatttttcacagCATTTGTTCCcaaattaaactgaattttataAATGGATAGTAACCTACAGGAAAGTGTTAGTCATCACTGTGTCATTTTTCCTTGACTTCTTTAGTGAGAGcttataaaagttaaattatctTAAAAGATCTTGGGACTTATCGAGTCAAATTTCACCTTTACAAATTCATCTTATGCAGGAAGCACATCCTCTTATGTTTCAGCTGGTGCACAGGTATGTCATGCACAATCTACTGATATAAATGGATTCAAGGAACTGCTGCGCGTGCGTCTGAAACTTGAAAACTCAAATTATGTGTGTATTTGGATCAAAGAGACTGCCATGTGCTGTTTTTACTTGTGAAAATAGACTTTAAAAAacgattttgctgttttctgtgtGAGGTGTTTCAGTGTTGACCAGAAATGCCAAAAAATTCCCATGTGGCTTAACAGTGTGAGACAACAGTACAGCGGGGCTCACAGAGGAGTTGTGACATGTTTGcacagaaatgtgcttttttttcactgACTGCACTAAAAGTCTGGTCAAAAATTAAGTTGCACAGAAGTCCCTGTATGCAGCACATAATACTAACCAGAGAAGATCATTTGCTTGTGGAACAATCTAAAGTTACTACTAAAGAgcaaacacttttgtttttcaataagCTGTTTTCTCTGTCAAGGAGTCACCTTAGATGACATCAGATGCCTGTGTGTATAAATTTTATCATGTGACAACAGACCTGCTCATGTGGGCTGtaaatgccactttaaaaagcatttagtTCAGTCACTCGTTGAAAAAGCACTGTCACTCGACAGTCAAGAGCGGAAACTTGGAATGTAATCTGGGACTGTGTTAAACAAgaggaaaaacatttacttATGCACTATTTAGCTGTCTGTTCACAAGCTTATCTGAGGTCAGAAAGACTTTTTTGACATGGAGGCTTTCATCTTTTAGGACATGAACATGCACAAAAATTAAACATCTGATAAAAAGCAGAGTTTTAACACAGAGGAGATCTACAATTTATTTGTGGTTCCTCACTTTCATCATTAAGACTTTTTAACACACCAGAAGTATTTAGATCTAAGTAAAAAACTAACCTTTTCTAAGTCTTTTCATGTCTACAAAGTTATCCTCCATGACAGAAATAATCAAATTAAGGGTTCTGCCAAACACTGCAGCAGGTCAGTGAGTCAAAGCAAGAAGAGACCTTCAGTCTTTCCTTTTGAAGTT encodes the following:
- the LOC101167646 gene encoding uncharacterized protein LOC101167646 isoform X2 — its product is MGTKKNIYTLLGNLSNMADHKFLPGGKSSRDPSPLPKTTSSLERERDPMQENWSTDQEKAEHKDVGTFPIKKGRKEQKAEDDKRRNGRFDSNYEREDDYREKKIYLERGTFPRMSKNSFDPKMRIITSSEMEDKRDRRPKDYPKRDETESYRDKRNHETRPRTREEGKNKDRWSSDEWRYQGKKFSDDLRDRRGDAGDLREIREKDAPIKREKTRPDRVFERDGYSDKRERPSMREDTKDPRGDSCIDERQPRIDKEREDGDGQMYKNKDREKEEDRPKKSRAYENRRMERSAEKVEERWRGGFREDRKFKERKNGQDGKRSGCHSPGVGRETWRDADEERMHRRRGDSDEERKSSRQRAGKQERGDHRWRDPERNEISHSFQNRSDRDDCRGTRGGVLDIGRMWLDPQRGKNNKEKSIDRERCTRQKEEWSEEKKLQGVRGRDEPRGSGEPDERYSKNYRGTPVGRNEFTRGEPEGASVDGDEESKTTREMDKGGQRRGTQDNWQKNGQTNTPAHSEESDREERGGSDYSQHSRSEEGSEVGWREERYQMPSAEDGSITWSSSGDEIEREFRGPASYVSMEFESPEEREEEEEKPQNCGVSQDDQRGGVDGENSNTESHHVLTDDEAISQENIFITTARRDHQQEISNQYIEGDQSWKKKFTAKEQKELEIQPSFSERRDRETEDGMRSKGGLVGIRKIKRDSKTEKLLKAWKEKNNKPAGEERQKSSAVLRNPGDGSQETLDKNQPIMNQINIEALSEEEVEALRIRMSGAWSTDDPKRHSHPPHLKWATSVVREILGTSEDNAMDEPGSETQKDQSEATKRQEVFAERAVDVPTLRIWTSTQSSDVEGEDNNLSEDFEDDADVVSRSMGDTEMRTMLHPFSRKKRSSKYFKAAQLYQQYSEAAQNIEILRQGRTDVLSICEEAPSSPFPSPQQSRRPLPSLPTVLHPHSLSHHSSFNNYKSLPLPESHGNKRRSSSPRLSISQPGTLWRELPGVRDNNKLEELTENQLRLQEVRFEVVTSEASYCHSLDIVVEHFVKCKPLQDLLGNQDRNWLFSRLLEVRAISHRFLEKLEERVDSDIMHFTVCDIIAHHCKRFRTVYVPYLTNQSYQDATYQRLMTENATFKQLVESIEKSAVCQRLPLRSFLVLPFQRITRLKLLVQNIVKRTNPGTEEAKQAIRAMKLLESIIQQSNDSISQMKSIESLVSLNAKVDFECKTLPLISQSRRWVREGPVIELMDFACKDAERSVYLHLFNDYLLLSLQKEGGRFTVINHVPVNELQVENCRIKLHSLQKNLFRLQMSTTSYLLRTDTQSDKLRWISALKRPHDQVDFSAAQDCEQMLCVKAYMAQQPDELSLEKAEVILVHQDSSDNWVEGTRLSDFQRGWVLKSHLETISNSKVKERNLSDAFKLTTATAATVAD
- the LOC101167646 gene encoding uncharacterized protein LOC101167646 isoform X1; protein product: MGTKKNIYTLLGNLSNMADHKFLPGGKSSRDPSPLPKTTSSLERERDPMQENWSTDQEKAEHKDVGTFPIKKGRKEQKAEDDKRRNGRFDSNYEREDDYREKKIYLERGTFPRMSKNSFDPKMRIITSSEMEDKRDRRPKDYPKRDETESYRDKRNHETRPRTREEGKNKDRWSSDEWRYQGKKFSDDLRDRRGDAGDLREIREKDAPIKREKTRPDMDRMDPRMNYTDRVFERDGYSDKRERPSMREDTKDPRGDSCIDERQPRIDKEREDGDGQMYKNKDREKEEDRPKKSRAYENRRMERSAEKVEERWRGGFREDRKFKERKNGQDGKRSGCHSPGVGRETWRDADEERMHRRRGDSDEERKSSRQRAGKQERGDHRWRDPERNEISHSFQNRSDRDDCRGTRGGVLDIGRMWLDPQRGKNNKEKSIDRERCTRQKEEWSEEKKLQGVRGRDEPRGSGEPDERYSKNYRGTPVGRNEFTRGEPEGASVDGDEESKTTREMDKGGQRRGTQDNWQKNGQTNTPAHSEESDREERGGSDYSQHSRSEEGSEVGWREERYQMPSAEDGSITWSSSGDEIEREFRGPASYVSMEFESPEEREEEEEKPQNCGVSQDDQRGGVDGENSNTESHHVLTDDEAISQENIFITTARRDHQQEISNQYIEGDQSWKKKFTAKEQKELEIQPSFSERRDRETEDGMRSKGGLVGIRKIKRDSKTEKLLKAWKEKNNKPAGEERQKSSAVLRNPGDGSQETLDKNQPIMNQINIEALSEEEVEALRIRMSGAWSTDDPKRHSHPPHLKWATSVVREILGTSEDNAMDEPGSETQKDQSEATKRQEVFAERAVDVPTLRIWTSTQSSDVEGEDNNLSEDFEDDADVVSRSMGDTEMRTMLHPFSRKKRSSKYFKAAQLYQQYSEAAQNIEILRQGRTDVLSICEEAPSSPFPSPQQSRRPLPSLPTVLHPHSLSHHSSFNNYKSLPLPESHGNKRRSSSPRLSISQPGTLWRELPGVRDNNKLEELTENQLRLQEVRFEVVTSEASYCHSLDIVVEHFVKCKPLQDLLGNQDRNWLFSRLLEVRAISHRFLEKLEERVDSDIMHFTVCDIIAHHCKRFRTVYVPYLTNQSYQDATYQRLMTENATFKQLVESIEKSAVCQRLPLRSFLVLPFQRITRLKLLVQNIVKRTNPGTEEAKQAIRAMKLLESIIQQSNDSISQMKSIESLVSLNAKVDFECKTLPLISQSRRWVREGPVIELMDFACKDAERSVYLHLFNDYLLLSLQKEGGRFTVINHVPVNELQVENCRIKLHSLQKNLFRLQMSTTSYLLRTDTQSDKLRWISALKRPHDQVDFSAAQDCEQMLCVKAYMAQQPDELSLEKAEVILVHQDSSDNWVEGTRLSDFQRGWVLKSHLETISNSKVKERNLSDAFKLTTATAATVAD
- the LOC101167646 gene encoding eukaryotic translation initiation factor 3 subunit A isoform X3, which codes for MGTKKNIYTLLGNLSNMADHKFLPGGKSSRDPSPLPKTTSSLERERDPMQENWSTDQEKAEHKDVGTFPIKKGRKEQKAEDDKRRNGRFDSNYEREDDYREKKIYLERGTFPRMSKNSFDPKMRIITSSEMEDKRDRRPKDYPKRDETESYRDKRNHETRPRTREEGKNKDRWSSDEWRYQGKKFSDDLRDRRGDAGDLREIREKDAPIKREKTRPDMDRMDPRMNYTDRVFERDGYSDKRERPSMREDTKDPRGDSCIDERQPRIDKEREDGDGQMYKNKDREKEEDRPKKSRAYENRRMERSAEKVEERWRGGFREDRKFKERKNGQDGKRSGCHSPGVGRETWRDADEERMHRRRGDSDEERKSSRQRAGKQERGDHRWRDPERNEISHSFQNRSDRDDCRGTRGGVLDIGRMWLDPQRGKNNKEKSIDRERCTRQKEEWSEEKKLQGVRGRDEPRGSGEPDERYSKNYRGTPVGRNEFTRGEPEGASVDGDEESKTTREMDKGGQRRGTQDNWQKNGQTNTPAHSEESDREERGGSDYSQHSRSEEGSEVGWREERYQMPSAEDGSITWSSSGDEIEREFRGPASYVSMEFESPEEREEEEEKPQNCGVSQDDQRGGVDGENSNTESHHVLTDDEAISQENIFITTARRDHQQEISNQYIEGDQSWKKKFTAKEQKELEIQPSFSERRDRETEDGMRSKGGLVGIRKIKRDSKTEKLLKAWKEKNNKPAGEERQKSSAVLRNPGDGSQETLDKNQPIMNQINIEALSEEEVEALRIRMSGAWSTDDPKRHSHPPHLKWATSVVREILGTSEDNAMDEPGSETQKDQSEATKRQEVFAERAVDVPTLRIWTSTQSSDVEGEDNNLSEDFEDDADVVSRSMGDTEMRTMLHPFSRKKRSSKYFNRFLQAVVSPNSRSCDFAV
- the m6pr gene encoding cation-dependent mannose-6-phosphate receptor, with translation MFVLPFLDSLPHYTAVCSLLASSMMFSISGKGSIVVWNLVIQLVMCGRTVFASSDTKSCKLVSESESERKVLSRLEGLAHKNFTVEHNIGKESYTYVFQLCGDAGGVKGAGVIQLDKKNPNKPTVVGMYTDTQAIGGSDWVMLIYRSGEAYDQHCSQEKRKAYIMISCNRNTDMGQLEVVVEDRNRSTDCFYLFELDSSTVCPAIESHLSPGSIILIIAFVLLALYLVGGFLYQRLIVGAKGMEQFPNYAFWVEVGNLAADGCDFVCRSQNREQAPAYRGVTTEPLEEEPDERDDHLLPM